The DNA window AAACTTATCTGAGCGTAGGCATATTTTTCTCCAGCTAATGAGACTGCAAAATCAAGCGCAGCAATACAACCGTGATAAAAATCCTGAGTTTCCTTTGGACGAATGCAATCTTCTTCTATATCAGAATCTAAGTCGGCTTCTGCGCCAATTTGTTTAAGTTTAGCAATGTAGCTGGGAGATAATCTACCAATAAATGAGTTACGATCGCTAATGGCTAAAGTGGAATTCGGATCTGCTTGAGAAGGATTGGTTTCTGTATCTATAAACTTTGCTATTTTAGCTTCTAATAGACTAAGCGATCGCACTCCATCTTCTTCATCTATTAGCTTAACTGCTCGGTCGAATCCAACCAACAATCCTTGGTAAAAATCTTGGCTTTCTCCTGCTATTGTTTGGTCAGTTGCTATCTTCTCGAAAAAGACAAGTCCTATTTGTTTAAGCCTGGAAATATGGTCAGAGGAAAATCTCTGCATGATAGCTAAAGACATAAGCGTTCAGTTACCTTGATAAGACGTATCTCAATAACTAAAGCTATCACCTACTTATCTTGCCATCGGTACACCTACCGGATTAACTGTGTTTAATCCGAACGATACAGAACAAAGCAGATGCTTTCATTCTATTCTTATTACCAAAAGCGCGATCGCCTAATTACCAACTGCTATCTGGCTAAAGGACAAATTTACCTTGTTTTGATTAAAGTACCAAAATCCCTTTTAACCACCAGCTTTGTCATGTTTTGGTGAAATAGCCCTGGCAGTGCTACGACCGCAAAAAATAGGCGCAAACGATATAAATATAAACAATGCTGCTTCTCTCCAAAAAACTATACTTTGACAAAACTCTAAAAAATAAACGATCGTCCTATAGAGATATCGCGCAAATATGAGAATATATCTATAGTTATTTTGAACAGCTAAAGTACACTCATCCACGCTCAAAGTGAAACCACCCTCAATCTTCCAATCGAGCGCAAATCAGATTACAATCTCAACCGTAGCTTCCTCCTTCACACAGAGTCGGAACAACGGTGTGCAATAGGAGAAAAAAATGTCCAATACTAAGGTAATCTCGCTATTCAACCAAGCAGGCGGAGTCGGCAAAACAACTATTACACTCAACCTGGGCTATCAACTTTCCTTACGGGGCAATAAGGTTCTTCTCATCGATATCGATCCCCAAGGTTCTCTAACACTCTTCATGGGAATTGACCCGACTTCCTTAGAAAAAACTGTATTCGATGCCATCGTCAACGAAGAACCTTTATCCATCCTCAATAAAATTCACGGTATGGATTTGGCTCCTACCAACATTAACCTCAGTGCTGCCGAAATCCAACTGGTGAATATGGATTTTCGGGAAGTTCGCCTCCTTGATGCGATCGCTCCCATTAAGGACAACTACGACTTCATCCTCATTGACTGTCCTCCCAGTTTGGGATTATTGAGTTACATCAGTTTGGTAGCTGCAACTCATGTCTTAGTGCCGATCGAAACTCACTACAAAGCATTTGAAGGAACCAATCTGCTTTTACAAACCGTTGCCAGAGTTAGAAAGAAAGGAAACCGCACCTTACAAATAGCCGGGTTTGTTCCTTCTCGCTACGCCGCGACTAACTCCCAGGACAAACGCACGCTCAAAGCAATTCAAGAACAATTCGCTCCCGTCGCTCCTGTTTTTAGCCCAATTCCGCGAATAACTGCTTTTGTAGATGCGTCGGAGAAACAAGTTCCACTTGCTGTCTACGAACCCAGGAATGCTGTGGTTAAAATATTAGACCAGTTAGCTGTAAAAATGGAGAAACTCAATGCCAAGTAAAAACGACCAACCATATAAAGGTAAGGCAAACTTGAACGTTTTATTTGGAGATGATGAAGCCGATGAATCGCTTGAAAAAGTATTGAGTATTGACTCGATAAAACTTCCCGCTTCTCAACCCCGTCGATACTTTGATGCTCAAGCAATGCAATCTTTGGTTGAATCCATCAAAGCTGATGGCATTCTCCAACCTTTGCTAGTTCGGCCTTTAGGTAATAATCTATACGAGCTAATTGCAGGCGAAAGGCGCTATAGAGCCGCTCGTGAAATAGGGTTGAAAGAAGTTCCTGTTACTATTCGGGAACTAACAGAGCAACAAGCGTTACATATAGCTTTGGTTGAAAACCTGCAAAGAGAAGACCTTAATCCAGTAGAAGAAACCGAAGGTATTTTGGAACTGCTCTCCCATCACCTGGAATGTTCAACCGATGATGTCAGCAAACTACTTTACCGGATGCAAAACGACGTTCAGAGAACGAATGATAACGTTATCATTCAACCGGAAGCCGAAACGGTTATTAAGGTTTTCGAGCAGCTAGGGAAAATGGGATGGGAGTCATTTGTCAGCAATCGCCTTTCTCTTTTGAAGCTTCCAGAAGACATACTTGAGAAGCTTAGCGAGGGAAAAATTGAGTATACAAAGGCAAGAGCGATCGCTAAAGTTAAAGACGAAAAAACTAGGAAAGATTTGCTTGAAACTGCTATATTAGAGAATCTTTCTTTAACTCAGATTAAAGAACGGATTGCTGCCCTCAAAACAGGCACAACAGAAGAAAAAGCCGAGTCAGGTCTGAAAAATCAAATTAAAGAAGCTTTGACAAAAGCTAACAAGTCAAAGGTTTGGAACGATCCCAAAAAGCAGAAACGCCTCCAAAAAATCCTCACCGATCTGGAAGCTTTGTTAGTAACTTAACTTAGGGGTCTAATAATTTAGCGCATCCATACAATTTGGGGATACTAGGAAATTAAAACCTTTG is part of the Phormidium ambiguum IAM M-71 genome and encodes:
- a CDS encoding ParA family protein, coding for MSNTKVISLFNQAGGVGKTTITLNLGYQLSLRGNKVLLIDIDPQGSLTLFMGIDPTSLEKTVFDAIVNEEPLSILNKIHGMDLAPTNINLSAAEIQLVNMDFREVRLLDAIAPIKDNYDFILIDCPPSLGLLSYISLVAATHVLVPIETHYKAFEGTNLLLQTVARVRKKGNRTLQIAGFVPSRYAATNSQDKRTLKAIQEQFAPVAPVFSPIPRITAFVDASEKQVPLAVYEPRNAVVKILDQLAVKMEKLNAK
- a CDS encoding ParB/RepB/Spo0J family partition protein, whose translation is MPSKNDQPYKGKANLNVLFGDDEADESLEKVLSIDSIKLPASQPRRYFDAQAMQSLVESIKADGILQPLLVRPLGNNLYELIAGERRYRAAREIGLKEVPVTIRELTEQQALHIALVENLQREDLNPVEETEGILELLSHHLECSTDDVSKLLYRMQNDVQRTNDNVIIQPEAETVIKVFEQLGKMGWESFVSNRLSLLKLPEDILEKLSEGKIEYTKARAIAKVKDEKTRKDLLETAILENLSLTQIKERIAALKTGTTEEKAESGLKNQIKEALTKANKSKVWNDPKKQKRLQKILTDLEALLVT